CTGCGGGGAAGCCGTTCGATGCGACCGCCTTCGCGGCGCAGTTCTATCCGGGCCTCGGCTTCGGCTACACCGACTTCGTCATCATGCAGATCATCGGTGTGGTGTTCTTCGGCATCTTCACCCTGTTGTCCGGTCCGATTGCCGACGCCGTCGGGCGCCGCAAGCTGCTGCTGTGGGTGACCGGTGGGATCATCGTCTTCGGTCTGACGTTCAACCTCTTCCTGATGCCGCAGGTCGACCCGAAGTTCACCGGCGCGCTGACGCAGGCTTTCCTGATCTTCGGCTTCGTGCTCATGGGCTCGACGTTCGGACCGATGGGCGCGGTGCTGCCCGAACTCTTCCCCACGAACGTCCGCTACACCGGTTCGGCGATCTCGTACAACGTGTCCTCGATCCTCGGCGCCGCGCTCGCGCCGATCGTGGCGGTGGCGCTGTGGGCGGCATCCGGCGGCAGTCCGTGGCTGGTCGGCATCTACCTTTCGGTGATGGGGGTGCTGACCTTCATCGCGCTGCTGCTGGCGCCTGAGACGAAAGATGTCGACTACGACGAGGATCTCGGCGTGGAGCCGGTCGACCTCGGCCCTGGGATCACCGGATCGCTCTGAGTCGCGAGGCGTCGCGGCTCAGTCCAGGAACAGGGCGCGCAGTCGTTTCGTGGTGAAGATCACGCCGACGGCGATCATCACCACGTAGTACAGGACATGCCAGAGCATGCCCCAGTACAGGGCACCGGTGGTCAGACCGCGGACGAGTTCGACGCCGTGCCAGAGCGGGAAGATCTGCACGATCGTCTGGACGACCGGCGGGTACGCGGTGATCGGGAACAGCGTCGCCGAGAACAGGAACATCGGCAGCAGGATGAAGTTGATCCAGTCCATCTGCTGGAACGCCTTCATGTAGCTCGTGACCGCCATCCCGAGGCTCGCGAAGCCGAACGCGATGAGCAGCACGGCGGGGATCGCGAGGATCGCCGTCCACGCCAGGTTCAGACCCGCGATCTGCATGATGATCATGAACCCGGTGG
This portion of the Microbacterium pygmaeum genome encodes:
- a CDS encoding ABC transporter permease, translating into MARRGGVRALYAGNPGAVVQRGLLAARSSSWVVVLSGFFEPVLYLLSMGIGLGALVGDVETTSGMAVPYAAYIAPALLAVSAMNGAIYDSTWNVFFKLNYGRLYEGMLATSLGPLDVALGEILYALLRGLLYATGFMIIMQIAGLNLAWTAILAIPAVLLIAFGFASLGMAVTSYMKAFQQMDWINFILLPMFLFSATLFPITAYPPVVQTIVQIFPLWHGVELVRGLTTGALYWGMLWHVLYYVVMIAVGVIFTTKRLRALFLD